In Gemmata obscuriglobus, a single genomic region encodes these proteins:
- a CDS encoding prenyltransferase, producing MFDPLRSVSRRTFLRTTVSGGATAGLHLVGLAQPGGGPRSETGAEFITAETQEAIDRGLAQLAHGQASDGSFGGGLLAGGVAAGITGLCGLALLGAGQQPGRGKYAKHISRVVDYVVDRTKGASSGFLTTDDFRFGSQPSAMYSHGFASLFLAEVCGMLPEAVRQKKVRAVLERATAFAVDAQNKEGGWRYEPKAPFADVSVTVAFMMALRAARNAGVFVRKSVIRQGSEYIRRCQLPDGGFSYFKGQGGSAFARTAAAVVGLYSASVPEDEEVNSRAIERGLRYLQQYMPNRMFNQRELPAAHYYYGQYYAALAMWTAGGDYWRTWFPAIRDELLGRVRASGGTWADHVHGPAYATAMSLIVLQLPNNYLPILQK from the coding sequence ATGTTTGACCCTCTGCGGTCGGTGTCGCGACGCACGTTCCTGCGGACCACGGTGTCCGGCGGTGCGACCGCGGGGCTGCACCTCGTCGGGCTCGCGCAACCCGGGGGCGGGCCGCGGTCCGAGACCGGCGCGGAGTTCATCACTGCCGAAACGCAGGAGGCCATCGACCGCGGGCTCGCGCAGCTCGCGCACGGGCAGGCGTCGGACGGCTCGTTCGGCGGCGGGCTGTTGGCGGGCGGGGTCGCGGCCGGGATCACCGGTCTGTGCGGACTGGCCCTTTTAGGTGCGGGGCAACAACCTGGGCGAGGGAAGTACGCGAAACACATCAGCCGGGTCGTCGATTACGTGGTGGACCGGACGAAAGGAGCCAGCAGCGGGTTCCTGACCACCGACGATTTCCGGTTCGGGAGCCAGCCGAGCGCGATGTACAGCCACGGGTTCGCGAGCTTGTTCCTCGCGGAGGTGTGCGGGATGCTGCCGGAGGCCGTGCGCCAGAAGAAGGTGCGGGCGGTGCTCGAGCGCGCGACCGCGTTCGCGGTGGACGCCCAGAATAAGGAAGGCGGGTGGCGGTACGAGCCGAAGGCGCCGTTCGCGGACGTGTCCGTGACGGTCGCGTTCATGATGGCGCTGCGCGCCGCCCGGAACGCCGGGGTGTTCGTGCGCAAGAGCGTGATCCGGCAGGGCTCGGAGTACATTCGCCGGTGCCAACTCCCGGACGGCGGGTTCAGTTACTTCAAGGGGCAGGGGGGCAGCGCGTTCGCCCGCACAGCGGCCGCAGTTGTGGGCCTGTACAGCGCCAGCGTACCCGAGGACGAGGAAGTCAACAGCCGGGCCATCGAGCGCGGTTTGCGATACCTCCAGCAGTACATGCCGAACCGCATGTTCAACCAGCGCGAGTTGCCGGCGGCGCACTACTACTACGGCCAGTACTACGCGGCCCTCGCGATGTGGACCGCCGGCGGCGACTACTGGCGGACGTGGTTCCCGGCGATCCGCGACGAACTGCTCGGGCGGGTCCGCGCCAGCGGCGGCACTTGGGCGGACCACGTTCACGGGCCGGCGTACGCCACCGCCATGAGCCTGATCGTGCTCCAGTTGCCGAACAACTACCTGCCGATCCTGCAAAAGTAG